A single genomic interval of Rosistilla ulvae harbors:
- a CDS encoding TIGR01777 family oxidoreductase, translated as MGNMQYQRSVDLPVRREIAFSYHDRIGALSRLIPPWESVAIERSDDSLRPGSEVVLKTQLGPLPIRWHARHEIYQPPSLFSDIQISGPFANWSHRHQFEPGESSESSQLCDTVDYRLPGGAIGAALGSGKVLRTLDAMFNYRHRTTRDDLQMFADHDPEPLRIAVSGSTGLVGSCFNNVATLLGHDIVRLLRGDPATDSDSSAVEAIYPWSDSFDPESFAGTDAVVHLAGKPIADKRWTPEIKQQIIDSRVTQTRALCEHLAAMQTPPKVVVCASAIGIYGDRGDEILSEESEIGEGFLADVGRQWEAACKPAEEAGIRVVNLRIGLALSPQGGALQQLLLPAKLGVNGPVSHGKQWWSWVALDDVIGAIYHAIKTPTLRGPVNVVAPNSVTCGQLARDLGRVLHRPAFIPAPAPILRLALGEMADALLLASTHVVPSKLQASGYRFRFEDLTTCLRHLLGK; from the coding sequence ATGGGAAACATGCAATACCAACGTTCCGTCGACCTACCGGTTCGTCGGGAAATCGCGTTTTCCTACCACGACCGGATCGGGGCGCTTTCCCGTTTAATTCCCCCCTGGGAATCGGTCGCGATCGAACGCAGCGATGATTCGTTGCGGCCAGGCAGCGAAGTGGTGCTGAAAACGCAACTCGGGCCGCTGCCGATTCGCTGGCACGCGCGGCACGAAATCTATCAGCCACCGAGTTTGTTCTCGGATATCCAAATCTCTGGTCCGTTTGCCAATTGGTCCCATCGACATCAATTTGAACCAGGCGAATCGTCCGAGAGTTCTCAATTGTGCGACACCGTCGACTACCGATTGCCTGGCGGCGCGATCGGGGCGGCATTGGGCTCCGGCAAGGTGCTTCGGACTCTCGACGCGATGTTCAATTACCGCCATCGCACCACGCGCGACGACTTGCAGATGTTCGCCGACCACGATCCCGAACCGCTGCGGATCGCTGTCAGCGGATCGACCGGCTTGGTCGGTTCCTGTTTCAATAACGTCGCCACGCTGTTGGGGCACGACATCGTGCGACTTCTGCGCGGTGATCCGGCAACCGACAGCGATTCCTCCGCAGTCGAAGCGATCTACCCTTGGAGCGATTCGTTTGACCCCGAATCGTTTGCGGGAACCGACGCGGTCGTTCATCTAGCCGGCAAACCGATCGCCGATAAACGTTGGACCCCGGAGATCAAACAGCAGATCATCGACAGTCGCGTCACGCAGACGCGAGCTTTGTGCGAACATCTCGCTGCGATGCAAACGCCTCCCAAAGTTGTGGTCTGTGCGTCGGCGATCGGGATCTACGGCGACCGGGGCGATGAAATCCTTAGCGAAGAGTCCGAGATCGGCGAGGGATTTTTGGCTGATGTCGGTCGGCAGTGGGAAGCGGCTTGTAAGCCGGCCGAAGAGGCGGGGATCCGTGTCGTCAATCTTCGCATTGGTTTGGCGTTGTCGCCCCAAGGTGGTGCGTTGCAGCAGTTGTTGCTGCCAGCGAAGCTCGGCGTCAACGGACCGGTTTCCCATGGCAAACAGTGGTGGAGCTGGGTGGCATTGGACGACGTGATCGGTGCGATCTACCACGCGATCAAAACGCCCACGCTGCGCGGACCGGTGAATGTCGTCGCCCCCAATTCGGTCACTTGCGGCCAATTAGCTCGCGATCTAGGCAGAGTCCTGCATCGGCCGGCATTCATTCCGGCCCCCGCACCGATTTTGCGACTGGCGTTGGGAGAGATGGCTGACGCGTTGCTGCTCGCCAGCACGCACGTCGTCCCAAGCAAACTGCAAGCGTCGGGGTATCGCTTCCGTTTCGAAGACCTGACGACCTGTCTCCGTCACCTGCTCGGGAAATGA
- a CDS encoding endonuclease/exonuclease/phosphatase family protein gives MLCYNIHYGQGNDGVYDLERLARVIVAAKPDLVALQELDVMVERSGRVHQAQRLAELTGLAVRMGPTQHYQGGLFGNAVLTRMPIEDVQIHPLPYTPATESLTTYPRGAISVVVQCTNGRPLRFVSTHFQHNVPGDRVAEAEAINRLFGTDNVPTVLAGDMNSVPGSEPIEILGNRWNNAIDLAASPTAPAKKPTSRIDYIFYRGGGLKMVESRVVDESMASDHRPVLAVFKLAN, from the coding sequence GTGCTTTGCTACAACATCCATTACGGGCAAGGAAACGATGGCGTCTATGATTTGGAGCGACTTGCGCGAGTGATCGTCGCCGCGAAGCCCGATCTGGTTGCCCTGCAAGAGCTCGACGTGATGGTCGAACGTTCCGGTCGCGTTCATCAGGCGCAGAGGTTAGCCGAATTGACCGGCTTGGCGGTTCGAATGGGTCCGACTCAGCATTATCAGGGCGGGCTATTCGGCAATGCAGTGCTGACGCGCATGCCGATCGAGGACGTACAGATTCATCCCTTGCCCTACACGCCGGCGACCGAGAGTTTAACGACTTATCCTCGCGGTGCCATTTCGGTGGTCGTGCAATGCACCAATGGGCGTCCGTTACGATTCGTCAGCACGCATTTCCAGCACAACGTTCCTGGCGACCGAGTCGCGGAAGCCGAAGCGATCAACCGACTGTTCGGCACCGACAACGTGCCAACGGTGCTCGCCGGTGACATGAACTCCGTTCCCGGTTCGGAACCGATTGAAATTCTTGGAAACCGCTGGAACAACGCGATCGACCTCGCGGCGTCGCCGACAGCTCCGGCGAAGAAGCCCACCTCGCGGATCGACTACATCTTCTATCGCGGCGGCGGGTTAAAAATGGTCGAGTCGCGCGTTGTGGACGAATCGATGGCATCGGATCACCGTCCGGTGCTGGCCGTCTTTAAGCTGGCCAATTAG
- a CDS encoding sterol desaturase family protein produces MNTENAKPQQRFLPPPPGAEYPLMGSAVGGGSYNSHLVAGVLFIGLAAIGAIDWWLVAWIDGCLAIGLLLDRRTMNRKIALRAMPGQMLLYSQVALRAAVHMFPYYAFAFVLYLGMAPVVLPLNFAISSFVMLYGFYMLLRVYWLVHYLWVLNFRWEHAGRTFQTHQANLKTRRSAIQHVLWAFFLGNVGLVVRCSSQVITIAGFEYLRQSLNLDLTQHPTLNVHVMSIFWGTVVVWLATFWFMLQPTFLIYYRVHRTFHSCRPLYDSVHSIHHRGVLPTQLDSGTISPLEFALTEYNLPAGMLVPNWYWTLGQIILAFAGHLPSHDTNTWMKTGHHHLLHHRLFNVNFGLIAREDKRYGSFYCEPPQAASAPEPSGEAAPPARRRHAVAALAGEDD; encoded by the coding sequence ATGAATACTGAAAACGCAAAGCCACAACAACGCTTTTTGCCGCCACCGCCGGGGGCTGAATATCCGCTCATGGGCTCTGCGGTCGGGGGCGGATCCTACAACAGCCACCTCGTCGCGGGCGTTCTGTTTATCGGGCTTGCTGCGATCGGTGCCATCGATTGGTGGCTAGTGGCCTGGATCGATGGTTGCTTGGCGATCGGTCTATTGTTGGACCGCCGGACCATGAATCGCAAAATAGCGTTGCGGGCGATGCCGGGGCAGATGCTGCTGTACTCTCAAGTCGCCCTCCGCGCGGCGGTCCACATGTTCCCCTATTATGCTTTTGCCTTCGTGTTGTATCTGGGGATGGCACCGGTCGTGCTGCCGCTGAACTTCGCGATCAGCAGCTTCGTTATGCTGTATGGCTTTTACATGCTGCTGCGGGTCTATTGGCTGGTCCATTACTTGTGGGTGCTCAACTTTCGCTGGGAGCATGCCGGGCGAACTTTCCAAACTCATCAGGCCAACTTAAAGACTCGCAGGTCCGCAATTCAACATGTGCTGTGGGCCTTTTTCCTGGGGAATGTCGGTCTCGTCGTCCGCTGTTCAAGTCAAGTGATCACAATCGCCGGCTTTGAATATCTTCGTCAATCGCTGAATCTGGATCTTACCCAACATCCCACGCTGAACGTCCACGTAATGTCGATCTTCTGGGGCACGGTGGTCGTATGGTTGGCAACGTTCTGGTTTATGTTGCAACCGACATTCTTGATCTACTACCGCGTTCATCGGACCTTTCACAGTTGCCGCCCGTTGTACGACAGCGTTCACAGCATCCATCATCGTGGCGTTTTGCCAACACAACTCGATTCGGGCACCATCTCCCCGCTGGAATTCGCACTCACCGAATACAACCTGCCGGCTGGCATGTTGGTACCCAATTGGTATTGGACATTGGGGCAGATTATTTTGGCCTTCGCTGGCCATCTCCCGTCGCACGACACGAACACCTGGATGAAGACCGGGCATCATCATCTGCTGCACCATCGGCTGTTCAACGTCAATTTCGGCTTGATCGCTCGCGAGGACAAACGCTACGGATCGTTTTATTGCGAACCTCCGCAGGCCGCTTCCGCTCCGGAGCCATCCGGCGAAGCGGCCCCCCCAGCCCGTCGTCGGCACGCCGTTGCAGCGTTAGCCGGCGAGGACGACTGA
- a CDS encoding sigma-70 family RNA polymerase sigma factor, giving the protein MIIALNQFRSLHLAPRYPFDWFNTDGLAGVLDEVDMVASWRHVSAEEFEAEKRRLIKQEIEFIDNPEFHVPGAGQLLFDVAVDLDRETTPHHRPGEGLPTHLDRLCSANLLKPEQEVMLFGRMNFLLCMASKCRDSLPFTKTAVQQVDRIHALLALAAWHRDRIIEANLRLVFSIVKKFVNPQITFDDLLADGILALIRAVEKFDYSRGFRFSTYATQVVRRNSYQVVVQRQADDARTLDGLDEAGIAEAGVPRESFLSEQRWHQLRGQLSVLLDSLDRREKLIIRARFSIGAHSKVQTLQAIAGRLGISKERVRQIESRAIAKLQEMAAIADFHELGSV; this is encoded by the coding sequence ATGATCATCGCACTAAATCAATTCCGAAGCCTGCATTTAGCTCCTCGGTATCCGTTTGATTGGTTTAACACCGATGGTCTTGCGGGGGTGCTCGACGAAGTTGACATGGTTGCCAGTTGGCGGCACGTTTCGGCGGAGGAGTTCGAGGCGGAAAAGCGTCGGCTGATCAAACAAGAGATAGAATTCATCGACAATCCTGAGTTCCATGTTCCCGGCGCCGGCCAGCTGTTATTCGACGTCGCGGTCGATTTGGATCGTGAAACGACCCCGCATCACCGGCCTGGCGAGGGGTTGCCGACTCACCTGGATCGACTTTGTTCCGCGAATCTGTTGAAGCCAGAGCAGGAGGTGATGTTGTTTGGGCGGATGAATTTCCTGCTCTGCATGGCGTCGAAGTGTCGCGACAGCTTGCCATTCACCAAGACGGCGGTTCAGCAAGTTGATCGAATCCACGCGTTGCTAGCGTTGGCGGCTTGGCATCGCGACAGGATCATCGAGGCGAATCTGCGACTGGTCTTTTCGATCGTGAAGAAGTTTGTAAACCCGCAAATCACCTTCGACGATCTTCTGGCCGATGGAATCTTGGCCCTGATTCGTGCGGTTGAGAAGTTCGACTACTCCCGCGGGTTCCGCTTCAGCACCTACGCGACACAGGTCGTGCGTCGGAACTCCTATCAGGTCGTTGTCCAACGTCAGGCGGATGACGCGCGGACGCTCGACGGTTTGGATGAGGCGGGAATCGCCGAGGCGGGAGTGCCGCGTGAATCGTTTCTATCAGAACAACGCTGGCATCAACTGCGCGGCCAATTGTCAGTTTTGTTGGATTCGCTCGATCGACGTGAGAAATTGATCATTCGTGCACGTTTTTCGATCGGAGCGCACAGCAAAGTTCAAACGCTGCAGGCGATCGCTGGGCGGTTGGGAATTTCCAAGGAACGAGTGCGGCAGATCGAATCGCGAGCGATCGCGAAATTGCAAGAGATGGCTGCCATTGCCGATTTCCACGAGTTGGGCAGCGTTTAA
- a CDS encoding tetratricopeptide repeat protein: MDGTKKLRRLALVTIIVSGTGCQSTTGLSTLNLNPFNRAASSEQEPKVAVVTVPGGKTNAAATESEGFTGMLAAAGTRARDLVGGAFSFGASAPIDDPTKPTDALSLTNTPNNLGPEVYVANGQLWESSGSFDRAIENYAKALEVDPENGPALGAIARLNDRQNNLDESVSYFGRAIEADPSEPTLYNDLGLVLARQKKYDEAVAQIQKAIAIAPANKRFANNLATVYMDAGDSSQAMATLEKAHEPAVAHYNMAYLNFKRQQVGEARNELETALKIDPTLEPARNLLDKLGGTQIAQVTKETLSAATSVTESVKDVSQGVQDTYRALTEQPGPVTASISSGVAEALAPYGAPAPYTPLASESVPSIGVNAPQAETPPAPTSVVPAADSTPTTPATTTPTPAAAAPAVETPASGNSGFAMPPAIGG; this comes from the coding sequence ATGGACGGTACGAAGAAACTTCGTCGTTTGGCGCTCGTTACGATTATTGTCAGCGGGACCGGATGCCAATCGACGACTGGATTGTCGACGTTAAACCTTAATCCGTTTAACCGTGCGGCCAGTTCCGAGCAGGAGCCCAAGGTTGCTGTGGTCACCGTCCCTGGCGGAAAAACCAACGCTGCCGCCACAGAATCGGAAGGATTCACGGGCATGCTAGCCGCAGCGGGAACACGAGCTCGCGATCTGGTTGGTGGGGCGTTCAGTTTCGGAGCATCGGCTCCGATCGATGACCCGACGAAGCCGACCGATGCGCTCAGCCTGACGAATACCCCAAACAATCTTGGCCCCGAAGTCTACGTGGCCAACGGCCAACTGTGGGAATCGAGCGGATCATTCGACCGTGCCATCGAGAATTATGCCAAGGCGTTGGAAGTCGATCCGGAGAACGGTCCTGCCCTTGGGGCGATCGCACGTCTGAACGACCGGCAGAACAACTTGGATGAATCGGTCAGCTACTTTGGGAGGGCAATCGAAGCTGACCCAAGCGAACCCACTTTGTACAACGACTTGGGCCTAGTCCTGGCCCGGCAAAAGAAGTATGACGAAGCGGTCGCGCAAATCCAAAAAGCGATTGCCATCGCACCAGCAAACAAACGGTTTGCCAATAATCTAGCAACGGTTTACATGGACGCGGGGGACTCCTCCCAAGCGATGGCGACGCTGGAAAAGGCACACGAACCAGCCGTTGCGCACTACAACATGGCGTACTTGAATTTCAAACGCCAACAGGTTGGGGAAGCCCGCAACGAATTGGAGACCGCGTTGAAGATCGATCCAACTCTCGAGCCAGCTCGGAATCTGTTGGATAAGCTCGGTGGGACGCAGATCGCGCAGGTCACGAAGGAGACGCTCAGTGCCGCCACGTCGGTTACCGAAAGCGTGAAAGATGTCTCCCAAGGTGTGCAAGATACATATCGGGCGTTGACCGAACAGCCCGGCCCGGTGACCGCTTCGATCTCCAGCGGGGTTGCCGAGGCGCTTGCACCGTATGGTGCTCCAGCCCCTTACACGCCACTTGCGTCCGAGTCGGTTCCGTCGATTGGTGTAAACGCACCACAGGCTGAGACGCCACCGGCCCCGACCAGTGTTGTCCCCGCAGCGGATTCGACGCCTACGACACCAGCGACTACAACACCAACGCCTGCTGCTGCGGCACCCGCCGTGGAAACTCCAGCAAGCGGCAATAGTGGTTTTGCGATGCCACCGGCTATCGGCGGCTAG
- a CDS encoding cobalamin B12-binding domain-containing protein, producing MKVNVGESHDLVESFTNALLAADESTCRQIIHQAFKRNDSFIEVAASVVCASMKLIGERWQNGQSDVLQERYGCEICFRLVNELAQYIPLPGPEAPLAIGCAPPDDQYQLPTHLVELVLREAGWNARSLGNNLPLESLLDVVTRYQPRLVWVSISVIEDRASFVQTFNDFALRLPKGVFLVAGGRAMDDDLRPQLRYSAHCDNFYQLAGLASAMLSQQGE from the coding sequence GTGAAAGTTAACGTTGGCGAAAGTCATGACTTGGTCGAATCGTTCACCAACGCGTTGCTAGCGGCAGACGAATCGACTTGCCGACAAATTATTCATCAAGCGTTCAAACGCAACGATAGCTTCATCGAAGTCGCCGCCAGCGTTGTCTGTGCTTCGATGAAATTGATCGGTGAGCGGTGGCAAAACGGCCAATCCGACGTACTTCAAGAGCGTTACGGTTGTGAGATCTGTTTCCGCTTGGTGAACGAATTGGCCCAGTACATTCCGCTGCCAGGCCCCGAGGCACCGTTAGCAATCGGTTGTGCCCCACCGGACGACCAATATCAATTACCTACGCATCTAGTGGAGCTTGTTTTACGCGAGGCGGGTTGGAACGCGCGCTCGTTGGGAAACAACCTGCCCCTTGAATCCTTGCTTGACGTCGTCACGCGTTACCAACCGCGACTGGTTTGGGTAAGCATTTCAGTGATCGAAGACCGCGCTTCGTTTGTCCAAACGTTTAACGATTTTGCCCTTCGTTTACCCAAAGGCGTCTTCTTGGTGGCTGGCGGTCGGGCGATGGACGATGATCTGCGACCACAACTGCGCTACTCCGCGCACTGCGACAACTTCTACCAACTGGCCGGTCTTGCTTCGGCCATGCTCAGCCAACAGGGCGAGTAG
- a CDS encoding lipid II:glycine glycyltransferase FemX, whose translation MHPIKTPSLRYRIIYPSDAPSEWDAFVHAHPDGSVFHTAGMCRAFDQSRRYQSLAIAAQDAHGQILAMIAPVRIDAISTLARALTSRAVMFAEPLCGAHPQASVAAEQLLAKHDASVCKSTLYTEIRSLRAAVVDCPTLASAAYQPRAFLNYVIDLTQSKQQLWNNIGKQMRGNIRRSLNRGVTIEVGNSPELQRRAYAQILQSLRRAIVPCPNIDLFLAVQQELGDVLQVRVASFRGHDVAGTISLAWNDRYFAWYGGTNRPRSLHPFACIVWDEIQWAHDRGLRYYDFGGAGDPNRSYGPREFKSRFHGDLVQIGRCRKVYSPRLLALAERGYESLKSLAGST comes from the coding sequence GTGCATCCGATTAAGACACCTTCGCTTCGATACCGAATCATTTACCCCTCGGACGCCCCGAGCGAATGGGATGCGTTTGTTCATGCTCACCCCGACGGTTCGGTCTTTCACACCGCGGGAATGTGTCGCGCCTTCGACCAATCGCGTCGATACCAATCGCTAGCGATCGCGGCTCAAGACGCACACGGTCAAATCCTGGCGATGATCGCACCGGTTCGAATCGACGCGATTTCGACGCTCGCCCGCGCCCTAACATCCCGCGCCGTGATGTTTGCCGAACCGTTGTGCGGTGCGCACCCTCAGGCGTCAGTCGCAGCCGAGCAGTTATTGGCGAAACACGACGCGAGTGTTTGCAAGTCGACTCTATATACCGAGATCCGCTCGTTGCGAGCCGCAGTGGTCGATTGTCCGACTTTGGCGTCGGCGGCATACCAACCGCGAGCGTTTCTAAATTACGTGATCGATCTGACGCAAAGCAAGCAGCAACTGTGGAACAACATCGGGAAACAGATGCGCGGCAACATTCGCCGATCGCTGAACCGTGGTGTCACAATCGAAGTCGGCAATTCTCCCGAGCTACAACGGCGCGCCTACGCGCAGATTCTTCAAAGCTTGCGACGGGCGATCGTTCCCTGCCCCAACATCGATCTGTTCCTGGCCGTGCAACAAGAATTGGGAGACGTGCTGCAGGTTCGCGTGGCAAGTTTCCGTGGCCACGACGTCGCGGGCACGATCAGTCTGGCCTGGAACGATCGATATTTCGCTTGGTATGGCGGCACCAACCGGCCGCGAAGCTTACATCCGTTTGCTTGTATCGTTTGGGACGAGATTCAGTGGGCTCACGATCGCGGGCTGCGATACTACGACTTTGGCGGTGCCGGAGATCCGAATCGTTCCTATGGTCCACGCGAATTTAAATCGCGGTTTCATGGTGATCTAGTCCAGATTGGACGTTGCCGAAAAGTTTATTCGCCACGACTGTTGGCACTCGCTGAACGCGGCTACGAATCGCTCAAGTCGCTCGCCGGGTCGACATGA
- the recG gene encoding ATP-dependent DNA helicase RecG encodes MNSNSQSTSPLQLATATQFIKGVGPARAEQLLRLGLRTARDLLFFLPRDYEHPAPRTRIADLKENLPASFVATVTEIDQITTKAGKSILGVLVEDDSGAARMMFFNQPYRLDSLPRGLRVLVSGKPRLAGMRMELVHPKVIPLEAEELPGKQAILPVYPLTDGVNQSNMRRAIAAVVDELADEIAEVIPEPIRQSASLVSIQDAMRNIHQPEDQTALDAARRRLIFQELFILQLALALRRRKLTSDLRSPPLPVDAAIDARILKRFPFELTGDQKKAFAEVSADMARQFPMNRLVQGDVGSGKTVIAQYAMLLAVANKHQAVLMAPTEVLARQHFETFRKSLSRSRVRLGLLTGTLSTLDRRDVLKAAADGEIDLLVGTQALLNDKVVFKQLGLVVIDEQHKFGVSQRANLRRGGLDPHYLVLSATPIPRTVAMAAFGDLDVTTLKEKPPGRSQVHTYLAKDDWAQRWWDFLAQRVREGRQAFVVAPRVDSAEQEDVSSAQQIFDELRTGPLKSFRIGLLHGRMSPEEKNDTMTRFAQGRLQVLVATTVIEVGIDVPNATVMTILGANRFGLAQLHQLRGRVWRGSHPGYVCVFTDKEGLPEDDERLNTFASTSDGFALAEADYRMRGPGDLLGVRQSGMPPLRVADPLRDTEILEAARDLAMEIVDNDPHLEDPSLALLKQRVLTRYGNSLDLGDVA; translated from the coding sequence ATGAACTCCAATTCGCAATCCACCTCCCCACTGCAACTGGCGACCGCAACCCAATTTATCAAAGGGGTTGGGCCGGCCCGCGCCGAACAATTGCTCCGGTTAGGGTTGCGCACCGCCAGGGATCTTTTGTTCTTTTTGCCTCGCGATTACGAACACCCCGCGCCGCGAACGCGAATCGCTGATCTGAAGGAAAATCTCCCCGCATCCTTCGTTGCGACCGTGACAGAGATCGACCAGATCACGACCAAAGCGGGGAAATCGATTTTGGGCGTCTTGGTGGAGGATGATTCGGGGGCGGCGCGGATGATGTTCTTCAACCAGCCCTACCGTCTCGATTCGCTTCCCCGCGGCCTGCGGGTTCTGGTCAGCGGGAAGCCGCGACTGGCTGGAATGCGGATGGAGTTGGTCCATCCCAAAGTGATTCCGCTGGAAGCGGAGGAACTGCCCGGGAAACAAGCGATCCTGCCGGTCTATCCATTGACCGATGGAGTCAATCAATCAAATATGCGGCGCGCGATTGCTGCGGTAGTCGACGAATTGGCCGATGAAATCGCGGAAGTGATCCCCGAACCGATCCGTCAATCTGCGTCGTTAGTATCGATTCAAGACGCAATGCGAAACATCCATCAACCTGAGGATCAAACCGCGTTGGATGCGGCCCGCCGCCGGTTGATCTTCCAAGAGTTGTTTATCCTGCAGCTGGCTCTGGCGCTCCGCCGTCGCAAATTGACAAGCGACCTGCGTTCGCCGCCGCTGCCGGTCGACGCAGCGATCGACGCCCGGATTTTGAAACGCTTTCCGTTCGAATTGACGGGCGACCAGAAGAAAGCGTTCGCGGAAGTCAGTGCCGACATGGCGAGACAGTTTCCGATGAACCGCTTGGTCCAAGGGGATGTTGGCAGCGGCAAGACAGTGATTGCGCAATACGCGATGTTGTTGGCGGTCGCAAACAAACATCAAGCCGTTTTAATGGCCCCAACGGAAGTTTTGGCGAGGCAACATTTTGAAACCTTCCGCAAATCGCTCAGCCGCAGCCGTGTGCGGCTGGGATTGCTGACCGGTACGCTTTCGACGCTCGATCGCCGCGATGTGCTCAAAGCAGCCGCCGACGGCGAGATCGATCTGTTGGTCGGCACCCAGGCGTTGTTGAACGACAAGGTCGTGTTCAAGCAGTTGGGGCTGGTCGTGATCGACGAACAACACAAGTTTGGAGTCTCGCAACGAGCGAACCTCCGCCGCGGCGGACTCGATCCACATTATCTGGTTCTTTCCGCGACACCAATTCCACGGACCGTCGCGATGGCGGCGTTTGGCGATCTGGATGTGACGACGCTCAAGGAAAAGCCCCCCGGCCGCAGCCAGGTCCATACGTATCTCGCCAAGGACGATTGGGCACAACGCTGGTGGGACTTTCTGGCGCAACGGGTCCGTGAGGGGCGACAAGCGTTTGTCGTGGCGCCGCGTGTCGATTCGGCGGAACAAGAAGATGTCAGCAGCGCCCAACAGATCTTCGACGAATTAAGAACCGGCCCGCTGAAATCGTTTCGCATCGGACTGTTGCATGGCCGGATGAGTCCCGAAGAAAAGAACGACACGATGACCCGTTTTGCACAGGGCCGTTTGCAAGTCTTGGTCGCAACCACAGTGATCGAAGTCGGTATCGATGTCCCCAACGCGACAGTGATGACGATCCTGGGGGCGAACCGTTTCGGGTTGGCTCAACTGCATCAACTGCGAGGCCGCGTTTGGCGTGGCTCGCATCCCGGTTACGTCTGCGTCTTCACCGACAAGGAAGGGCTGCCCGAGGATGACGAGCGTTTAAATACGTTTGCCAGCACCAGCGATGGATTCGCACTGGCCGAAGCCGACTATCGCATGCGAGGCCCAGGCGACCTGTTGGGCGTTCGCCAAAGTGGCATGCCGCCGCTGCGTGTTGCCGATCCGCTGCGCGACACCGAGATTCTGGAAGCCGCTCGCGATTTGGCGATGGAGATTGTCGACAACGATCCCCACCTGGAAGATCCATCGCTGGCGTTATTGAAGCAACGCGTGTTAACGCGTTACGGCAACAGCTTGGATCTAGGAGACGTCGCATGA